ATGACATCACCATCGGTTTGTGGATTTGCTGTTTTGAAGCCTGGAGATTGCATTTTGGCCATCGCCATCTTGGTATTTTGGAGCCAGAAGTGATCATATTTTGACAAGAGTGCAGAACTGGGAAGATGGAGGGAAAGTGGCCTATTCTGACGCGAGTCATCCAGTTTATTGGTGGATAAACGGCGTTCATCAGCATCCGCGGCAGGACAGAGAGCTGGTTGGAAATCGGTAGGCTTTCCCATCAAGTTACCtagcggtagctagctagcttggttggcaGAACACTGGCAGAGACAATTTTTGTAACATGGACATCACCCAATACAAATTCACCGCTATTGGAATGAACACAGTGCTGTGATACATAAAgctaagcctctgtcctgatAGGCACGTTGGCATGTAGCCTAAAACATCCCCCACTTTATCCTCTATTTTTAAGTAAATGGGACCATGATTTACAAAATGAGCATCGGGCTGTGATAAAGAAGACTTGAAGCTACAATTGAGGCCTTAAACTTGGTAGGAAAAGGTTTAAATCAAGTGTGAAATCGGGTGATTTTCTCATGGGCTTTTATACAATCTGACCTCTTTtttcgccccctgctggaaatgagATAGCATGCAGGTTAATGCCACTTCCACAATGGTTTCACTTTTTGCAGAAGTTGCCGCTTGAGGGAGAGAAAGGTTGTTCCAAGAGTGAGAGAAGGAGAGAtagaaggagaaggaggggaATAAAGTGGGTCATGACAGATCTGGGTTGGTGGAGTTATGATTTCCCCTCCCATGTGTAACGAGGCCGGTCTCCATTTCTCCTCCTTagcttttttcctttctctcctctccttcccttATTCCTTTACTTTCCATTCATGTCCTCACCCCTTTCCTTTCATCTCTCTTTTCCTTCCATGCCTCTTcccattttccttttcttctctttccgcCAATTCCTTTCCTACTTTCCTTCCTTTACTTCatctcttttcctttccttgcctcttttctttctctctctgtccattttttacttcctttttaaatgttactTATCCTCTCCCTTCCTTTATCTTCTTTTTCTATTATCTTGTCTCCTTTTATAGTTCCTGTCCTCCCTTCTTTAACTTCCTTCTTTAGCCTTTTTCATCTCATCTCCTCTTTTTCACCTCTTGTTTCCCCTTTTACCACTTTACTCACTTATCATTCccattttccttctttcttcctctcctatttcattacttttttttttcattcccttTCCCCATCGTCTTAAATTCAATCAAATGAATTTTTATTTGTCGCATgaaattccagtgaaatgtaatccaATCAGCTCCTTCAAATTATGCACAATTCATCAGAACAGAACGTGGCCGCCAGATCCTTTTTCATCTATTCTCCTCACCTACACTCCCCCTCTTGTCCCTTCCCATTCCAATTCCTCTCATCTatcattttctttcctctctccttAGCTCTCTTTTCTCACCTCTTTTCCTTCCCATTCTTTCCCTTGCTTCCCTATTTTTTCATCTCCTCTGgtctgctctttttttcttttcctctcacctatttttttcccctctactcctatgcatttttcatttcatctcctctcctctcctctcctctccaagAGGTTGACAGTTCAAACAAACATGAAGGAGAAAAGGACAGACAGGAGTAGAAAAAGGAGGACACGATATTTCAACCCTTTGTATTCAGGAAGAAGTGTAGCACAGTGAAATTGGCAGTGAataagagaggaagagagagagagagagagagagagagagagagagagagagagagcctttGATGGCAAGAGCTTGGTGAGTCATGTATCCCTACAGCATTTTTAGCACAACAGGTAGTATGAGCTCAGAGATTCAACACACTTTCCAAATGGTGCTGATCCCATTTCCCACTGAGCACAGGCAGTCCACTTTCATCAGAAATGCACAGCTTGCGATGCTAGACCTTAGCACGAGGTCCAAATTGATTGAAAACCACCGGAGGACATTCTGTTACTCGTTGGTGACGCCAGCGTCCTGCTGTTACTGCAGTCATTAATTAACTGCAGTGAACCCTATTGATGAGTTGTTGTGGCAACAGCCAGTCTCACTGAGATTCATCACCGCAGCCCTgtcagtgtttcctttaggatttttttaacagtatggGCAGGTCTGTCCAAACAACGACCCCCACCCCTCCCGCAAGGGCGCTCGATTGCTTTTATATCGATCACTTTTacatcgaatcaacagccacgTGCAATTTAGGTagcaggtgaagaacacacacaacGAAAATCcccagttaacttcatttaaatttgcaagaactatagactaatacaacaacaggcttaaatcaACTGCCAACATAAGTTATaagacttacagttctcaaggatgcacacacacacaatctcaactggctAGCTCTCCTCCGGACAGCGGcagtctcttttttctttctctcccttttttccgCCGAGTGCGTGCTCTTGGTGTGTAGAGCGTGTCCGTGCTATTCTCCAACATGCACTCCCGATTACTGCTGATAGCCCTATTTCTGACACAGTGGGGGCAGAAATTTGACTGTGGAGGGCCGTCATGGCAACATCAACATAAGGGATATACTGTCTTTCATAAACGGCGGTACAGGGGGAGCCGGTTTGGGATTGGCTGTGAAAATGTGCCTTGGGTTGAAATTTCATCCCCATTGCAAAAAGAGCTGAATTACATGGAATCGATAGGGAAACAATGAAATGAGTGAAGCGGAGAGCTTAGTGTATTTGATTAATGATATAGCACCGTGTTCAGCGCAAACAACTTACACACTGAGGGTAATGTGGGCACTGCCATTTACAGGATGAATCAGAGCAGGAGGATGGAACACAGTCagataaacaacaaataaagcCGATTTCGTAAATGTTCAGTCATGAGAAATCTGAAAAGAATGACTATTATTATCAGTCAGTTCCATCAGTAGCATGCCAGCCAAgtcaaacctgcaaaatcacaATATATGCCAAATATAGTGCAAAAAGTGCAAATCCAATGGAAGTAGAATGGGGTTTAATTATTGCTCAAACACATAAATGAGAGTGCTGTTGACTCACCACTCAGCTGCTCCATGAAGCAAACATTCCCGTGGGCGTTGAAGGCCAGAGTGTCGGGTGTTATGCACAGGGTGTGGAAGAGGTGGGAGGGTCGGATAGTCTGCAGCGCCAGGACGCACTCCGCACACACCGCCCACACCTCCTCCTCGGACAGACAGCTGTCCCGCAAAGAAAGGATGTCTGCCAGAGACACATTCTCCTGtggacacacacaaccacacacacaagatgtATATATATTAGGACTTAAACGGAAATCGCGATCCACAGACCTGAGTGAGAAGGCAGTGAGGGCatattctccgacatgcactcacaatcactgCTGATAGATCAAACCCATGATTTGAACCCAGGCAAGGTTATAATTGTTAACGACAACGAACAAAATAACGTAAACTAGGTGAGAAAAAACATTGTCGTcaagtgaaataaaaataaatatgaggCATTAGGAAAGAAAATAACTCtctgaaaatgtgtttgcaaaactaactaaaatgaaatgaaattgtcgcgtaaatgtccttagttttcgTCTTTGTCAATGGCTTTTACAGTGCAAATAACCTTATATCTTTCAGAGTTGACATTTTCTATCATAGACCTGTTTCAAACAGTCTATACCATAGACATACATTGTTTCTGACTGCGATCCTAGAAATTCCATCATTCCACGGAAAATTGAACACAACGTAGTCCACTCCGTGCAACGCTACGTGCCCCATTCTTGGCATCATGGCGGTACCAAAAGTCGGAAGAAAGTCCGAGAGTCCGAGAAAGTCCTAATTGATGACTGagtcagataaaagcaagtgccttgcagtggAAGGTGGTAAAATATGGGGACAATTTATGAAAGCAAAAAATCCCACGAATTTGAAAGTACATTTCAGAAGCGCGCATATagaggctaacctagcttatcttaacaaggtaaaggagGATGCTTAATCCCCTTTCAccgaaacagaagctaaccccggtACAGGGCATGGGTGGATGGGTACAGGGACAGGTAACATGACGGAGACAAACATTGGACACAGAACACTACAGGCATGCTTTCATCGGCGACTTCAAAACGTCCCCACTTTGCTCTAACCAAAGTTCTGTCTTATTTAGTCTcttgcatagactgtatattaggGTTTTATtgataatatacagtctatggtctgtTGGCTATGAGGGTTTTCTTTGTAACTTACacatcctgcacttactgcagCGTCTTGTGTGGACTGCTTACATATGGcg
This window of the Etheostoma spectabile isolate EspeVRDwgs_2016 chromosome 17, UIUC_Espe_1.0, whole genome shotgun sequence genome carries:
- the LOC116705491 gene encoding kinase non-catalytic C-lobe domain-containing protein 1-like; its protein translation is METSGSDAAVSYLGKAEERDGYYDLEHLPPLLEDEENVSLADILSLRDSCLSEEEVWAVCAECVLALQTIRPSHLFHTLCITPDTLAFNAHGNVCFMEQLSGLTWLACY